One Streptomonospora salina genomic window, CCGCTTCGGCGGTGCGAGCGATGGAGGCCTGGCGAGCTGCGGACCGGGCGGCGTCCTCGACCGCGTGGCTGGCGATCTGGAATCGCCCAAGTGCTACCACCACGCTGACGACCGTGAGCAGACCGAGACTCAGCACGGCCAGCTCCAGCGTCGCGCTCCCGCCGTCCGACGGCCGTGGCCTCATCGGGCGCCGCCGGGGCCGGTCACACGCTCGACGGCACCCGAAGAGGTCTGCGAAACCCGGATCGGGAGTCCGGGGACGAGCGAGAGGACACGGCCGCTCACCGTCACCCGGACCTGATCGGCGCCCGACCCTGCTGTGGAGACCTCCGGATCGCGCAGGTGGCCACGGCTCTGGGCTGCGGCGAAGGCGTCGGCCGCCCGGACCGCGGCTTCCAACGACGCCCCTTCGGCACGGCCCGCGCGCACCCCTTCC contains:
- a CDS encoding TadE family protein — translated: MTPVRRRNDRGSAGLEMTVLFPALLLIIVGVVQGGLWYHARSVALSAAQEGVRAGRAEGASLEAAVRAADAFAAAQSRGHLRDPEVSTAGSGADQVRVTVSGRVLSLVPGLPIRVSQTSSGAVERVTGPGGAR